The Corvus moneduloides isolate bCorMon1 chromosome 28, bCorMon1.pri, whole genome shotgun sequence genome contains a region encoding:
- the PLPPR3 gene encoding phospholipid phosphatase-related protein type 3 gives MIPPKEKAHAPKDSMTLLPCFYFVELPIVASSVVTLYFLELTDLFKPAKVGFQCHDRALSMPYVETNEELIPLLMLLSLAFAAPAASIMVGEGMVYCLQSRLKGRAGAEGSINAGGCNFNSFLRRTVRFVGVHVFGLCATALVTDVIQLATGYHAPFFLTVCKPNYTLLGTPCDANPYITQDICSGTDKHAILSARKTFPSQHATLSAFAAVYVSMYFNSIISDSTKLLKPILVFAFAIAAGICGLTQITQYRSHPADVYVGFLIGSGIAAYLAFHAVGNFRAPTERVPTQAPAKDALRALTQRGHDSVYHQNKSVSTDELNPQARLEEAARPVPREKNSLGSLKRASVDVDLLAPRSPMGKENMVTFSNTLPRVNTPSMDDPARRHMTIHVPVDASRSKQLITEWKQKSLEGRSMTLAEEATQGRGVGEPGEEVPPSLYPTVQARSAERAAMGPRVLIQPRPGASQLVHIPEESQAGAGAAAGSGAAVRAKWVMVAEKGGAQRVANPPRLMQVIAMSKQQSLVSVTPKHSETSSSSTSSDSSQYRSPSERDSSSIITIDAHAPHHPVVHLSAGNGPWEWKSGSKGSEGPDTYELGEVGKDFHGFRPAKSAGVSPGSSVSDMEQDEPRYGSLAAIPGAAGGGGERVEAPPEGLLATASRDSTLRRKPAERDGTADGEVDLYYKKMQAGRRFKD, from the exons ATGATCCCCCCCAAGGAGAAAGCCCACGCTCCCAAGGACAGCATGACACTCCTGCCCTGCTTCTACTTCGTGGAG CTGCCCATCGTGGCCTCCTCCGTCGTGACGCTCTATTTCCTGGAGCTGACGGACCTCTTCAAGCCGGCCAAGGTGGGCTTCCAGTGCCATGACCGGGCACTCTCCATGCCCTACGTGGAGACCAACGAGGAGCTCATCCCGCTGCTGatgctgctcagcctggccttCGCCGCGCCTGCTGCCTCG ATCATGGTCGGGGAGGGCATGGTGTACTGCCTGCAGTCCCGGCTGAAGGGCCGCGCCGGTGCCGAGGGCAGCATCAATGCCGGTGGCTGCAACTTCAACTCCTTCCTGCGCCGCACCGTCAGGTTTGTGG GCGTCCACGTGTTCGGACTCTGTGCCACAGCCCTGGTGACGGACGTCATCCAGCTGGCCACTGGCTACCACGCTCCCTTCTTCCTGACCGTCTGCAAACCCAACTACACCCTGCTGGGCACCCCCTGCGACGCCAACCCCTACATCACCCAGGACATCTGCTCGGGCACTGACAAGCACGCCATCCTCTCTGCCAG gaAGACCTTCCCATCCCAGCACGCGACGCTCTCGGCTTTCGCTGCCGTCTATGTGTCG ATGTATTTCAACTCCATCATCTCAGACAGCACCAAACTCCTCAAGCCCATCCTGGTCTTCGCCTTTGCCATCGCCGCCGGCATCTGTGGCCTGACCCAGATCACCCAGTACCGCAGCCACCCCGCTGACGTCTACGTGGGCTTCCTGATCGGCTCTGGCATTGCCGCGTACCTG GCTTTCCATGCTGTTGGCAACTTCCGTGCCCCGACGGAGCGCGTTCCGACGCAGGCGCCGGCCAAGGATGCGCTGCGGGCACTGACACAGCGGGGCCATGACTCCGTCTACCACCAGAACAAGTCGGTGAGCACCGACGAGCTGAACCCACAGGCGCGGCTGGAGGAGGCGGCACGGCCGGTGCCGCGTGAGAAGAATTCGCTGGGCAGCCTGAAGCGGGCCAGTGTGGACGTGGACCTGCTGGCCCCCCGCAGCCCCATGGGCAAGGAGAACATGGTGACCTTCAGCAACACCCTGCCCCGCGTCAACACCCCCTCCATGGACGACCCCGCGCGGCGGCACATGACCATCCACGTCCCCGTGGACGCCTCCCGCTCCAAGCAGCTCATCACAGAGTGGAAGCAGAAGTCGCTGGAGGGCCGGAGCATGACGCTGGCGGAGGAGGCGACACAAGGCCGGGGTGTGGGGGAGCCCGGCGAGGAGGTGCCCCCCTCCCTGTACCCCACGGTGCAGGCGCGCTCGGCCGAGCGGGCGGCCATGGGGCCCCGTGTGCTCATCCAGCCCCGGCCGGGTGCCTCGCAGCTGGTGCACATCCCCGAGGAGAGCCAGGCaggcgccggggccgcggccggcAGCGGGGCGGCCGTGAGGGCCAAGTGGGTGATGGTGGCGGAGAAGGGGGGAGCGCAGCGGGTGGCCAACCCCCCGCGCCTAATGCAGGTCATCGCCATGTCCAAGCAGCAGAGCCTTGTCTCTGTCACCCCCAAGCACTCGGAGACGTCCTCGTCCTCCACCAGCTCTGACTCCTCGCAGTACCGCTCGCCCTCCGAGCGGGACAGCTCCAGCATCATCACCATTGACGCCCACGCCCCTCACCACCCTGTTGTCCACCTCTCTGCAGGCAATGGGCCCTGGGAGTGGAAGTCTGGGTCGAAGGGGTCAGAGGGGCCAGACACCTACGAGCTGGGTGAGGTGGGGAAGGATTTCCATGGCTTCCGCCCAGCCAAGAGTGCCGGTGTCTCCCCTGGCTCCTCTGTCAGCGACATGGAGCAGGACGAGCCACGCTATGGCAGCCTGGCTGCCATCCcgggggcagcaggaggtggtGGGGAGCGGGTGGAGGCCCCCCCTGAGGGGCTACTGGCCACAGCCAGCCGCGACTCCACGCTGCGGAGGAAGCCGGCCGAGCGGGACGGGACGGCGGATGGCGAGGTGGACCTGTACTACAAGAAGATGCAGGCAGGCCGCAGGTTTAAGGACTGA